Proteins encoded together in one Streptomyces sp. B1I3 window:
- the galE gene encoding UDP-glucose 4-epimerase GalE: protein MTWLITGGAGYIGAHVAKAMTGAGERVVVLDDLSTGIEERLPADVPLVRGSASDRGLLDRVLAEHAVTGVVHLAAKKQVGESVEKPLLYYRENVSGLGVLLEAVVAAGVKRFVLSSSAAVYGVPDAELIDEATPCAPINPYGETKLAGELLVRATGRAHGLTTACLRYFNVAGTAEPELSDTGVHNVVPMFFDRLTRGEAPRIFGDDYPTPDGTCVRDYIHVADLADAHLAVARELTGRAPGEDLTLNIGRGEGVSVRELAALVGEITGLPAEPVIEPRRPGDAAKAVASSARMAEELGWTARLGVRDMVESAWEGWRLHHPEARAR, encoded by the coding sequence ATGACGTGGTTGATCACAGGCGGAGCGGGTTATATCGGGGCACATGTGGCGAAGGCCATGACGGGCGCCGGGGAGCGGGTCGTCGTGCTCGACGACCTGTCCACGGGCATCGAGGAGCGGCTGCCGGCGGACGTCCCGCTGGTGCGCGGCTCGGCCTCCGACCGCGGGCTGCTCGACCGGGTCCTGGCGGAGCACGCGGTGACGGGTGTGGTGCATCTCGCGGCGAAGAAGCAGGTCGGCGAGTCCGTCGAGAAGCCGCTGCTGTACTACCGGGAGAACGTGAGCGGGCTCGGCGTCCTGCTGGAGGCCGTGGTCGCGGCCGGTGTGAAGCGGTTCGTCCTCTCCTCGTCGGCCGCGGTGTACGGGGTGCCGGACGCGGAACTCATCGACGAGGCCACTCCGTGCGCGCCGATCAACCCGTACGGCGAGACCAAGCTGGCCGGGGAGTTGCTGGTGCGGGCGACGGGGCGGGCGCACGGCCTCACCACGGCCTGCCTGCGGTACTTCAACGTGGCCGGGACCGCCGAGCCCGAGTTGTCCGACACGGGCGTCCACAACGTCGTGCCGATGTTCTTCGACCGGCTGACGCGCGGCGAGGCGCCCCGGATCTTCGGTGACGACTACCCGACGCCCGACGGGACCTGCGTCCGCGACTACATCCACGTCGCCGATCTCGCCGACGCACATCTTGCCGTGGCCCGGGAGCTGACGGGGCGGGCGCCGGGCGAGGACCTGACGCTGAACATCGGCCGGGGTGAGGGGGTCTCCGTGCGCGAGCTCGCCGCTCTGGTGGGGGAGATCACCGGACTGCCCGCAGAGCCCGTGATCGAGCCGCGCAGGCCCGGGGACGCGGCCAAGGCCGTGGCGTCGTCCGCACGGATGGCCGAGGAGCTGGGCTGGACGGCCCGGCTCGGCGTGCGGGACATGGTCGAGTCGGCGTGGGAGGGCTGGCGCCTGCACCACCCCGAGGCGCGCGCCCGCTGA
- a CDS encoding cation diffusion facilitator family transporter → MGVGHDHGHTHAGPPPTGTAAAAYRGRLRVALGITLGVTVMEIVGGLLADSLALIADAAHMATDALGLGMALLAIHFANRPSGPNRTFGFARAEILAALANCLLLLGVGGYLVFEAVDRFVTPAETRGGLAIVFAAVGLVANVVSLSLLMRGQRDSLNVRGAYLEVVADTLGSVTVLVAAGIIMATGWQAADPIASLLIGLMIVPRTVRLLRETLDVLLEAAPEGVDMDEVRAHITALPGVLDVHDLHAWTITSGMPVLSAHVVVQQEMLDSIGHEKLLHELQGCLGHHFDVEHCTFQLEPSGHAAHEARLCH, encoded by the coding sequence ATGGGGGTCGGCCACGATCACGGGCACACGCACGCAGGACCGCCGCCGACGGGAACGGCCGCCGCCGCGTACCGGGGCCGGCTCCGGGTCGCCCTGGGCATCACGCTCGGCGTCACGGTCATGGAGATCGTCGGCGGGCTGCTCGCCGACTCCCTGGCCCTGATCGCGGACGCGGCCCACATGGCGACCGACGCGCTGGGCCTCGGCATGGCGCTGCTCGCCATCCATTTCGCCAACAGACCCTCGGGCCCCAACCGCACCTTCGGCTTCGCCCGTGCGGAGATCCTCGCGGCACTGGCCAACTGTCTGCTGCTCCTGGGCGTCGGCGGCTACCTGGTCTTCGAGGCCGTCGACCGTTTCGTCACCCCGGCCGAGACCCGGGGCGGCCTGGCCATCGTGTTCGCCGCCGTGGGTCTGGTCGCCAACGTCGTCTCCCTGTCCCTGCTGATGCGCGGGCAGCGCGACAGCCTCAACGTGCGGGGCGCCTACCTCGAGGTCGTCGCGGACACCCTCGGTTCCGTGACCGTGCTGGTGGCGGCGGGCATCATCATGGCCACGGGCTGGCAGGCCGCCGATCCGATCGCCTCGCTCCTCATCGGCCTCATGATCGTGCCCCGTACGGTCAGGCTCCTGCGGGAGACGCTCGACGTGTTGCTCGAGGCGGCGCCCGAGGGGGTCGACATGGACGAGGTACGCGCCCACATCACGGCCCTGCCGGGCGTGCTCGACGTCCACGACCTGCACGCCTGGACGATCACCTCGGGGATGCCGGTGCTGTCCGCGCACGTGGTCGTGCAGCAGGAGATGCTGGACTCGATCGGGCACGAGAAGCTGCTGCACGAGCTGCAGGGCTGCCTGGGCCATCACTTCGACGTCGAGCACTGCACCTTCCAGCTGGAGCCGAGCGGGCACGCCGCGCACGAGGCACGGCTCTGCCACTGA
- a CDS encoding bifunctional class I SAM-dependent methyltransferase/N-acetyltransferase, producing MIDAFFALHHALPRQSPGSDATTRRLLALAGPQPARPRVLDLGCGPGRAALLLAAEAGAEVTAVDLHQPFLDELREAADARGLGDRVRTVRADMADLTGPLFAEASFDLVWAEGSAYIIGFDTALRDWQRFLVPGGSMVITECVWTTDAPSAGARSFWDRHAALRPVVDNAAAAVAAGCHVLGVLIQPDSDWDEYYLPLSERVAAADPAAPGMEAALAATREELAVRREYGAEYGYAGFVLRPVDPGWRTRPERAADREAVRDVVASAFPTHAETALVDALRADDGAWLPGLSYVAEAPDGSVAAHALLTRCRVGDAPALALAPVATAPGHQGRGAGRAVVRAVLDAARVRGESLVLVLGHPGYYPAFGFVPASRFGIVPGFEVPDEAMMALVLDDSVPVPTGMIRYPAAFGV from the coding sequence ATGATCGACGCGTTCTTCGCACTGCACCACGCTCTGCCCAGGCAGAGCCCGGGCTCCGACGCCACCACGCGGCGGCTGCTCGCTCTCGCCGGCCCTCAGCCGGCCCGTCCGCGCGTCCTCGACCTGGGCTGCGGCCCGGGACGGGCCGCCCTGTTGCTCGCCGCGGAGGCGGGCGCCGAGGTGACGGCGGTGGACCTGCACCAGCCGTTCCTCGACGAGCTGCGGGAGGCCGCCGACGCCCGCGGGCTCGGCGACCGCGTCCGCACCGTCAGGGCCGACATGGCCGATCTCACCGGCCCCCTGTTCGCCGAGGCCTCCTTCGACCTGGTCTGGGCCGAGGGCTCGGCGTACATCATCGGGTTCGACACCGCGTTGCGTGACTGGCAGCGGTTCCTCGTTCCCGGCGGCTCCATGGTGATCACCGAGTGCGTCTGGACCACCGATGCCCCGTCCGCCGGGGCCCGCTCCTTCTGGGACCGGCACGCAGCGCTGCGTCCGGTCGTGGACAACGCCGCGGCCGCCGTGGCCGCGGGCTGCCATGTCCTGGGCGTGCTGATCCAGCCCGACAGCGACTGGGACGAGTACTACCTCCCGCTCTCCGAAAGGGTCGCGGCGGCCGACCCGGCGGCTCCGGGGATGGAGGCGGCGCTCGCGGCCACGCGTGAGGAGCTGGCGGTACGCCGTGAGTACGGGGCGGAGTACGGCTACGCCGGATTCGTACTGCGGCCGGTGGACCCCGGCTGGCGGACCCGACCGGAGAGGGCCGCCGACCGCGAGGCGGTGCGGGACGTCGTCGCCTCGGCGTTCCCGACGCACGCCGAGACCGCCCTCGTGGACGCGCTGCGCGCCGACGACGGCGCCTGGCTGCCCGGCCTGTCGTACGTGGCCGAGGCCCCGGACGGCTCCGTCGCCGCCCATGCCCTGCTGACCCGCTGCCGGGTCGGGGACGCGCCGGCGCTCGCACTGGCGCCGGTGGCGACGGCCCCCGGTCATCAGGGCCGGGGCGCGGGCCGTGCGGTGGTGCGGGCCGTGCTGGACGCGGCCCGGGTGCGGGGTGAGTCGCTCGTCCTGGTCCTCGGGCATCCGGGGTACTACCCGGCCTTCGGCTTCGTACCGGCGTCGCGCTTCGGTATCGTGCCCGGCTTCGAGGTTCCCGACGAGGCGATGATGGCGCTGGTGCTGGACGATTCCGTTCCGGTGCCGACGGGCATGATCCGGTATCCGGCGGCCTTCGGAGTCTGA
- the idi gene encoding isopentenyl-diphosphate Delta-isomerase, whose translation MPTTPATAAHSSSNGTAEAIMLELVDEDGTTVGTAEKLAAHQAPGQLHRAFSVFLFDERGRLLLQRRALGKYHSPGVWSNTCCGHPYPGEAPFAAAARRTYEELGISPSLLAEAGTVRYNHPDPVSGLVEQEFNHLFVGMAQEQLRPDAEEVGETAFVTAGELADRHAVAPFSAWFMTVLDAARPAIRELTGPSAGW comes from the coding sequence ATGCCGACCACACCAGCCACCGCGGCGCACAGCTCGTCGAACGGCACAGCAGAAGCGATCATGCTCGAACTGGTCGACGAGGACGGCACCACCGTCGGTACCGCGGAGAAGCTCGCTGCCCACCAGGCGCCGGGCCAGCTGCACCGGGCCTTCTCCGTCTTCCTCTTCGACGAGCGGGGGCGCCTGCTGCTGCAGCGCCGCGCACTGGGCAAGTACCACTCCCCCGGTGTCTGGTCGAACACCTGCTGCGGTCATCCGTACCCGGGCGAGGCGCCCTTCGCTGCGGCGGCCCGGCGTACGTACGAGGAGCTGGGGATCTCGCCCTCGCTGCTCGCCGAGGCCGGCACGGTCCGCTACAACCACCCCGATCCGGTCTCGGGGCTGGTCGAGCAGGAGTTCAACCATCTGTTCGTCGGGATGGCGCAGGAGCAGCTGCGGCCGGACGCGGAGGAGGTCGGTGAGACGGCATTCGTCACCGCCGGCGAGCTGGCCGATCGCCATGCCGTCGCACCGTTCTCGGCGTGGTTCATGACGGTGCTGGACGCGGCGCGGCCGGCGATCAGGGAGCTGACGGGACCCTCGGCGGGCTGGTGA
- a CDS encoding ATP-binding protein, whose product MESRGSVPAHPVPYEGVWRFTAPAVDASVPQARHAVRDLLHRQGVPVDDDILQGVLLIVSELVTNAVKHAALLSPELAVEVAIGAEWIRVCVEDNHPYRPTALVTDYGQTGGRGLLLVREITAEAGGTCDVEHTAGGGKIIWAALPLTSQL is encoded by the coding sequence ATGGAGAGCCGCGGGAGTGTTCCGGCCCATCCAGTGCCGTACGAGGGTGTGTGGCGGTTCACCGCCCCCGCCGTCGACGCCTCGGTGCCGCAGGCCCGGCACGCGGTACGTGACCTGCTGCACCGGCAGGGCGTACCCGTCGACGACGACATCCTCCAGGGCGTGCTCCTGATCGTGTCCGAGCTGGTCACCAACGCGGTCAAGCACGCGGCGCTGCTGTCGCCCGAGCTCGCCGTCGAGGTGGCGATCGGGGCGGAGTGGATCAGGGTCTGCGTCGAGGACAACCACCCCTACCGCCCCACGGCGCTGGTCACGGACTACGGGCAGACGGGCGGCCGCGGGCTACTGCTCGTCCGGGAGATCACCGCCGAGGCGGGCGGCACCTGTGACGTGGAGCACACGGCCGGCGGCGGAAAGATCATCTGGGCGGCGCTGCCCCTGACGTCGCAGCTCTGA
- a CDS encoding enoyl-CoA hydratase/isomerase family protein — translation MDPLSRAEPASRTEPRLEHTVADGVATVVISNPAKRNAMTAGMWRALPGLLDRLAADRSVRMLVLTGAGDTFCAGADIASLRDPGGRPQELAVRAEEALAAFALPTLAAVRGYCVGGGSQLAAACDLRFAEEGASFGVTPAKLGIVYPSSSTRRLVSLVGPATAKYLLFSGELIGTERALRTGLVDEVLPAGGLDDRVRAFARVLAVRSRLTQAAAKEFADGREDRDGHWARQARGSGDTAEGAAAFLERRAPRFTWAAPPAGDSPTAG, via the coding sequence ATGGACCCCCTGTCACGGGCGGAGCCGGCGTCCCGGACGGAACCGCGGCTGGAGCACACGGTCGCGGACGGCGTCGCCACCGTCGTCATCAGCAACCCGGCCAAGCGCAACGCGATGACCGCCGGCATGTGGCGGGCGCTGCCCGGCCTCCTGGACCGGCTGGCCGCCGACCGCTCGGTACGGATGCTGGTGCTCACCGGCGCCGGGGACACCTTCTGCGCCGGCGCGGACATCGCCTCGCTCCGGGACCCCGGCGGCCGGCCGCAGGAGCTCGCCGTCCGGGCCGAGGAGGCCTTGGCGGCGTTCGCACTGCCGACCCTCGCCGCCGTGCGCGGGTACTGCGTCGGCGGCGGCAGCCAGCTCGCTGCCGCCTGTGACCTCCGCTTCGCCGAGGAGGGCGCCTCGTTCGGGGTCACCCCGGCCAAGCTGGGGATCGTCTACCCCTCGTCCTCCACCCGTCGGCTGGTCTCGCTGGTCGGGCCGGCGACGGCGAAGTACCTGCTCTTCTCGGGGGAGCTGATCGGGACGGAGCGCGCCCTGCGCACCGGGCTGGTGGACGAGGTGCTGCCGGCGGGCGGGCTCGACGACCGGGTGCGGGCGTTCGCGCGGGTACTCGCCGTGCGCTCCCGGCTGACCCAGGCAGCGGCCAAGGAGTTCGCCGACGGCCGTGAGGACCGGGACGGCCACTGGGCGCGGCAGGCGCGGGGCAGCGGCGACACCGCGGAGGGTGCCGCCGCCTTCCTGGAGCGCCGGGCGCCCCGCTTCACCTGGGCGGCCCCGCCCGCCGGTGACTCCCCTACCGCAGGATGA
- a CDS encoding LPFR motif small protein, producing the protein MFRAIANALSTVGSAVATVVTLPFRLLAGLFGGASRGGRTRRA; encoded by the coding sequence GTGTTCCGTGCGATCGCGAATGCTCTGAGTACCGTCGGTTCGGCCGTGGCCACCGTGGTGACCCTGCCCTTCCGGCTCCTGGCCGGCCTGTTCGGCGGCGCCTCCCGCGGCGGCAGGACCCGGCGCGCGTAG
- a CDS encoding Tex family protein → MTTSIEGRIAEELGVRERQVRAAVELLDGGSTVPFIARYRKEATEMLDDAQLRTLEERLRYLRELEDRRAAVLESVREQGKLDAALEARIRAADTKARLEDIYLPFKPKRRTKAQIAREAGLEPLADALLGDPSTDPVTAAGSFVDEAKGVADPAAALEGARAILTERFSEDADLTGELRERMWSRGRVVAKVREGKEEAGAKFADYFDFSEPFTALPSHRVLAMLRGEKEDVLDLVLEPEDPADADLPGPSAYENMIARRFGVADRGRPGDKWLGDTVRWAWRTRILVHLGIDLRLRLRTAAEDEAVRVFASNLRDLLLAAPAGTRATLGLDPGFRTGVKVAVVDATGKVVATDVIHPHVPANKWDQSLATLERLAREHHVDLIAIGNGTASRETDKLAGELCDRHPELKLTKVMVSEAGASVYSASAFASQELPDMDVSLRGAVSIARRLQDPLAELVKIDPKSIGVGQYQHDLSEVKLSRSLDAVVEDCVNGVGVDVNTASAPLLSRVSGIGSGLAENIVAHRDAHGPFRSRRALKDVARLGPKAYEQCAGFLRIREGDDPLDGSSVHPEAYPVVRTMVKRTGGDVASLIGNTGVLRSLRPDDFVDEKFGLPTVTDILRELEKPGRDPRPAFRTATFREGVEKIGDLAPDMVLEGVVTNVAAFGAFVDIGVHQDGLVHVSAMSRTFVKDPRDVVKPGDVVKVKVMEVDIPRKRISLTLRLDDEAAAGQGGGQGPRRERSGQGGAERPPRQRQGQGQGQGGGQGIRQAGGQGRDRRGGGGQGGAPRPAAAPANSAMADALRRAGLGSSEPGGRKR, encoded by the coding sequence GTGACGACGTCCATCGAAGGCAGGATCGCCGAGGAACTCGGCGTACGCGAGCGTCAGGTGAGGGCAGCCGTCGAGCTGCTCGACGGTGGGTCGACCGTGCCGTTCATCGCGCGCTACCGCAAGGAAGCGACCGAGATGCTCGACGATGCGCAGTTGCGCACGCTCGAGGAACGGCTGCGGTACCTGCGTGAGCTCGAGGACCGCCGTGCGGCGGTCCTGGAGTCCGTACGCGAGCAGGGCAAGCTCGACGCGGCGCTGGAGGCGCGGATCCGGGCGGCCGACACCAAGGCGCGGCTCGAGGACATCTACCTGCCGTTCAAACCGAAACGCCGGACGAAGGCGCAGATCGCGCGCGAGGCCGGCCTCGAACCACTGGCCGACGCGTTGCTGGGCGACCCGTCCACCGACCCGGTCACCGCAGCGGGCTCGTTCGTCGACGAGGCCAAGGGCGTGGCCGACCCGGCGGCGGCGCTGGAAGGCGCCCGCGCCATCCTGACCGAGCGCTTCTCCGAGGACGCCGATCTGACCGGTGAGCTGCGCGAACGCATGTGGTCGCGCGGCCGGGTCGTCGCGAAGGTCCGGGAGGGCAAGGAGGAGGCGGGCGCCAAGTTCGCCGACTACTTCGACTTCTCGGAGCCGTTCACCGCTCTGCCCTCCCACCGCGTCCTGGCGATGCTCCGGGGCGAGAAGGAGGACGTCCTCGATCTGGTCCTGGAGCCCGAGGACCCCGCGGACGCCGACCTGCCCGGGCCGTCGGCGTACGAGAACATGATCGCCCGCCGGTTCGGCGTCGCCGACCGCGGACGGCCAGGTGACAAATGGCTCGGCGACACGGTGCGCTGGGCCTGGCGGACCAGGATCCTCGTGCACCTCGGAATCGATCTTCGGCTGCGACTGCGTACGGCGGCGGAGGACGAGGCCGTGCGCGTCTTCGCCTCGAACCTGCGCGATCTGCTGCTGGCCGCTCCTGCGGGGACGCGGGCGACGCTGGGGCTCGACCCCGGCTTCCGCACGGGCGTGAAGGTGGCCGTCGTGGACGCGACCGGCAAGGTGGTCGCGACGGACGTCATCCACCCGCACGTGCCGGCGAACAAGTGGGACCAGTCGCTGGCGACGCTGGAGCGGCTGGCGCGGGAACACCACGTCGACCTGATCGCCATCGGCAACGGCACGGCCTCCCGTGAGACCGACAAGCTCGCCGGCGAGCTGTGCGACCGGCACCCGGAGCTGAAGCTCACCAAGGTGATGGTGTCGGAGGCGGGCGCCTCCGTGTACTCGGCCTCGGCCTTCGCCTCGCAGGAACTCCCGGACATGGACGTGTCGTTGCGCGGGGCGGTCTCGATCGCGCGGCGACTGCAGGATCCGCTGGCCGAGCTCGTGAAGATCGACCCCAAGTCGATCGGCGTCGGCCAGTACCAGCACGACCTGTCCGAGGTGAAGCTGTCGCGCTCGCTGGACGCCGTGGTCGAGGACTGCGTCAACGGTGTCGGCGTCGACGTCAACACCGCATCGGCGCCGCTGCTCTCGCGGGTCTCCGGCATCGGTTCGGGGCTGGCCGAGAACATCGTGGCGCACCGGGACGCCCATGGACCGTTCCGCTCCCGCCGGGCGCTGAAGGACGTGGCACGCCTGGGACCGAAGGCCTACGAGCAGTGCGCCGGCTTCCTGCGGATCCGGGAGGGCGACGACCCGCTGGACGGGTCGAGCGTGCACCCGGAGGCCTACCCGGTGGTGCGGACGATGGTCAAGCGGACGGGCGGTGACGTCGCCTCCCTGATCGGCAACACAGGCGTCCTGCGGTCCCTGCGGCCGGACGACTTCGTGGACGAGAAGTTCGGCCTTCCGACGGTCACCGACATCCTGCGGGAGCTGGAGAAGCCGGGCCGCGACCCGCGCCCCGCCTTCCGGACGGCCACGTTCAGGGAAGGGGTCGAGAAGATCGGCGACCTCGCTCCGGACATGGTGCTCGAGGGAGTCGTGACGAACGTCGCGGCCTTCGGCGCCTTCGTCGACATCGGCGTCCATCAGGACGGCCTGGTGCACGTGTCGGCCATGTCGCGGACGTTCGTCAAGGACCCGCGGGACGTCGTGAAGCCGGGCGACGTCGTGAAGGTGAAGGTCATGGAGGTCGACATCCCGCGCAAGCGCATCTCGCTGACGCTGCGGCTGGACGACGAGGCCGCCGCCGGCCAGGGCGGCGGCCAGGGGCCACGGCGTGAGAGGAGCGGTCAGGGCGGCGCCGAGCGCCCGCCGCGTCAGCGCCAGGGTCAGGGTCAGGGTCAGGGCGGCGGTCAGGGGATCCGCCAGGCCGGCGGCCAGGGCCGTGACCGGCGCGGGGGCGGCGGCCAGGGCGGCGCCCCACGCCCGGCGGCCGCGCCGGCCAACAGTGCGATGGCGGACGCGTTGCGGCGGGCCGGTCTGGGAAGCTCCGAGCCGGGCGGCCGCAAGCGCTGA
- a CDS encoding pectate lyase: protein MTSKNWTFTASGTVPTDPPTDPTDPPTDPTDPPTDRPSWPTANGSQAVSSTIKVSGTYDGGMKRLYGSGDLGSDGQDEDQPALIELADGATLQNVVLGAPAADGVHCSGACTIKNVWWEDVGEDAATFRGSSSSTVRTVDGGGARLAEDKVFQHNGAGTLIVKNFQVQDFGKLVRSCGNCSSQYARHIQLQNIWVTTPGDTLVGINTNYGDTARFSDIAVYGDGDRDLDICTKYKGTTSGEPSKIGTGADGTNCIYSSSDISYVD, encoded by the coding sequence GTGACGAGCAAGAACTGGACCTTCACCGCGTCGGGCACGGTCCCCACGGACCCGCCCACCGACCCGACCGATCCGCCCACCGACCCTACGGACCCGCCCACCGACCGGCCGTCATGGCCGACGGCGAACGGCAGCCAGGCGGTGTCCTCCACCATCAAGGTCTCCGGCACCTACGACGGGGGCATGAAGCGCCTCTACGGCAGCGGTGATCTGGGCAGCGACGGGCAGGACGAGGATCAGCCGGCCCTAATCGAGCTGGCGGACGGTGCCACTCTGCAAAACGTCGTCCTCGGTGCTCCGGCCGCGGACGGTGTGCACTGCTCGGGCGCGTGCACGATCAAGAACGTCTGGTGGGAGGACGTGGGCGAGGACGCCGCGACCTTCCGCGGCAGCTCGTCGTCCACGGTCCGTACGGTCGACGGCGGCGGCGCCAGGCTGGCGGAGGACAAGGTGTTCCAGCACAACGGTGCCGGAACTCTGATCGTCAAGAACTTCCAGGTCCAGGACTTCGGGAAGCTGGTCCGCTCCTGCGGCAACTGCTCCTCGCAGTACGCCCGGCACATCCAGCTCCAGAACATCTGGGTGACCACCCCCGGCGACACCCTGGTCGGCATCAACACCAACTACGGTGACACCGCGCGGTTCTCGGACATCGCGGTCTACGGTGACGGCGACCGCGACCTCGACATCTGCACCAAGTACAAGGGCACGACGAGCGGCGAGCCCAGCAAGATCGGGACCGGTGCGGACGGCACGAACTGCATCTACTCCTCGTCCGACATCAGCTACGTCGACTGA
- a CDS encoding ABC-F family ATP-binding cassette domain-containing protein encodes MTATLVAKELAAGHGDRTLFAGLDLVVAPGDVIGLVGANGAGKSSLLRLLAGLDRPEEGELRLSPPTATVGHLPQEPERRVGESVREFLARRTGVAEAQAAMDAATQALVDGAPGADDAYSDTLERWLSLGGADLDERAEEVAADLGLTVGLDLPMTALSGGQAARAGLASLLLSRYDVFLLDEPTNDLDLDGLERLERFVSGLRAGTVVVSHDREFLMRTVTKVLELDLAQQQINLYGGGYASYLEERERARSHAREEFDEYADKRSALEGRAQMQRGWMDKGVKNARRKATDNDKIGRKFRSEASEKQAAKAKQTQRMIERLDVVEEPRKEWELRMEIASAPRSGSVVATLRDAAVARGDFSFGPATLQIDWADRVAITGANGSGKSTLLAALLGRLPLDAGHASLGSGVVVGEVDQARELFHGTESLLDAFCAAVPDTEPAEVRTLLAKFGLRAEHVLRPATTLSPGERTRAGLALLQGRGVNLLVLDEPTNHLDLPAIEQLEAALDAYTGTLLLVTHDRRMLDAVHTTRRVEVADGKVTETD; translated from the coding sequence ATGACTGCCACTCTCGTCGCCAAGGAACTCGCCGCCGGGCACGGTGACCGCACCCTCTTCGCCGGACTCGACCTCGTCGTCGCGCCCGGCGACGTGATCGGTCTCGTCGGAGCCAACGGCGCCGGTAAATCCTCGCTGCTCCGCCTGCTCGCCGGTCTCGACCGGCCGGAGGAGGGCGAGCTCCGGCTCTCCCCACCCACCGCCACCGTCGGGCACCTCCCGCAGGAGCCCGAGCGCCGGGTGGGTGAATCCGTGCGGGAGTTCCTCGCCCGCCGCACCGGCGTCGCCGAGGCCCAGGCCGCGATGGACGCCGCGACCCAGGCCCTGGTCGACGGGGCGCCCGGCGCCGACGACGCGTACTCCGACACCTTGGAGCGCTGGCTGTCCCTCGGCGGCGCCGACCTCGACGAGCGGGCGGAGGAGGTCGCCGCCGACCTCGGCCTCACCGTCGGCCTCGACCTCCCGATGACCGCGCTCTCCGGGGGCCAGGCGGCCCGCGCCGGTCTGGCCTCGCTGCTGCTGTCGCGCTACGACGTCTTCCTCCTCGACGAACCCACCAACGACCTGGACCTCGACGGTCTGGAGCGGCTCGAACGCTTCGTCTCGGGGCTCCGGGCCGGCACCGTGGTCGTCAGCCACGACCGCGAGTTCCTGATGCGTACGGTCACCAAGGTCCTGGAGCTCGATCTGGCCCAGCAGCAGATCAACCTCTACGGCGGGGGCTACGCCTCCTACCTGGAGGAGCGCGAGCGGGCCCGTTCGCACGCCCGCGAGGAGTTCGACGAGTACGCCGACAAGCGTTCCGCGCTCGAGGGCCGCGCCCAGATGCAGCGGGGCTGGATGGACAAGGGCGTCAAGAACGCCCGGCGCAAGGCCACCGACAACGACAAGATCGGCCGCAAGTTCCGCAGCGAGGCCAGCGAGAAGCAGGCCGCGAAGGCCAAGCAGACGCAGCGCATGATCGAGCGCCTCGACGTCGTCGAGGAACCGCGCAAGGAGTGGGAGCTGCGGATGGAGATCGCCTCCGCCCCGCGCTCCGGATCGGTCGTCGCCACCCTCCGCGACGCAGCCGTCGCCCGCGGGGACTTCTCGTTCGGGCCGGCCACCCTGCAGATCGACTGGGCCGACCGGGTCGCCATCACCGGGGCCAACGGGTCGGGCAAGTCCACGCTCCTGGCCGCTCTCCTCGGACGTCTTCCCCTCGACGCCGGTCACGCCTCGCTCGGCTCCGGCGTCGTGGTGGGCGAGGTCGACCAGGCCCGCGAGCTGTTCCACGGCACGGAGAGCCTGCTGGACGCCTTCTGCGCGGCCGTTCCCGACACCGAACCGGCCGAGGTGCGCACCCTGCTCGCCAAATTCGGTCTTCGGGCCGAGCATGTACTGCGTCCCGCCACGACCCTCTCCCCGGGCGAACGCACCCGGGCGGGCCTCGCTCTCCTGCAGGGCAGAGGAGTCAATCTGCTGGTCCTCGACGAGCCGACGAACCATCTCGACCTGCCCGCGATCGAACAGCTGGAAGCGGCGCTCGACGCGTACACCGGGACGCTGCTGCTGGTCACGCACGACCGGCGCATGCTCGACGCCGTCCACACGACCCGCCGCGTCGAGGTCGCCGACGGCAAGGTCACCGAGACGGACTGA